Below is a genomic region from Candidatus Neomarinimicrobiota bacterium.
GAAATGGTCAGGTTCGTCAACAGCGGCACCGAGGCCACCATGAGCGCGGTGCGGTTGGCCCGTGGCGCCACCGGCCGCAGCAAGCTCATCAAGTTCGAAGGCTGCTATCACGGCCACGGCGACAGCTTCCTTATCAAGGCGGGTTCCGGGGCGCTCACCACCGGGGTCCCCAGCAGCAGCGGCGTGCCCCCGTCCATTGCCGGTGAGACACTGGTGGCCCAGTTCAACGAGCTCTCCTCGGTGGAGGCACTGTTCGAGGCCCATCGGGACGACATCGCCACGGTCATCGTGGAGCCGGTGGCCGGCAACATGGGCTGCGTTCCCGGTGAGCCGGGCTTCCTCACGGGGCTGAGAGAACTGTGCACCGCTCAGGGGGCAATCCTGATTTTTGACGAAGTGATGACCGGCTTTCGGGTCCATCCCCAGGGGGCGCAGGGCCTCTACGACACAAAACCCGATCTCACAACTTTGGGCAAGGTGATTGGCGGGGGGCTGCCGGTGGGGGCCTACGGCGGGCGGCGCGATCTGATGGCGCAGGTGGCGCCGGAGGGGCCGGTCTACCAGGCGGGGACGCTGTCGGGCAACCCCTTGGCCATGGCTGCCGGCATCGCCACCCTGGAGCGCTGCGACGAGGCGCTCTACCTCCGGCTGGAGCAGCTGGGCCAGGTCCTGGAGACGGGGCTACAGGCCGTGATCGAGCGCTACGGAAAGGTGACGGTGAACCGGGTAGGCTCCATGTTTACCCTGTTCTTTACCGATGGCCCGGTAAGGACTTACGCCGACGTGATGCAGTGCGACCTGCCCGCCTTTGGACGGTTCTTCCACCTGGCCCTGGAGCGGGGCATTTACCTGCCGCCCTCGCAGTTTGAGGCGGCGTTCATCTCCGGCGCGCACACCGACAGTGATGGCGAGAAATTGGTGACAGCCCTGGAGCGCTTTCTGGCCACAGCCTGAGCCTGACCATCGGGGAGACCCTACCATTGGGTAGCTGGGCCCAGCCTTATCCTAGCCACAGCTGCCTATCCAGGCTCCGGTACTGGATCGCCTCCGCCAGGTGGGACGTCTGGATGCCGTCGCTCCCGGCCAGGTCGGCGATGGTGCGCGAGACCTTGATGATGCGGTCGTAGGCCCGGGCCGAAAGGCCCAGCCGGGTTATGGCCGACGTAAGGAGTTCCTCGCCCTCGGTCGGCAGGGGGCAGAATCGGCGCAGGGCCTTGCTGCCCATGTGGGCGTTGGCAAATATGCGGCTTTCGCCCTCGAAGCGGCGGCGTTGACGTTCCCGGGCCGCCTCCACCCGCTCACGGATCGCCTCCGACTGCTCCCCATCCTGCTTCTGGGCCAGTTCCTCCACCTTCACCGCGGGCACCTCAATGTGAATGTCGATGCGGTCCAGCAGGGGGCCGGAGATGCGGCTCATGTAGCGCTGGATGGCGGTCTGTGAGCAGCTGCAGGTATTGCGGGGGTCGGTGGCATAGCCGCAGGG
It encodes:
- the hemL gene encoding glutamate-1-semialdehyde 2,1-aminomutase; translation: MGTARSKALFAAARRVLPGGVNSPVRAFGAVGGEPLFMAAASGAQLTDVDGNTYIDFVGSWGPMILGHTQPEVVAAIQAAAGRGTSFGTPTAAETELARLIVGRIPSVEMVRFVNSGTEATMSAVRLARGATGRSKLIKFEGCYHGHGDSFLIKAGSGALTTGVPSSSGVPPSIAGETLVAQFNELSSVEALFEAHRDDIATVIVEPVAGNMGCVPGEPGFLTGLRELCTAQGAILIFDEVMTGFRVHPQGAQGLYDTKPDLTTLGKVIGGGLPVGAYGGRRDLMAQVAPEGPVYQAGTLSGNPLAMAAGIATLERCDEALYLRLEQLGQVLETGLQAVIERYGKVTVNRVGSMFTLFFTDGPVRTYADVMQCDLPAFGRFFHLALERGIYLPPSQFEAAFISGAHTDSDGEKLVTALERFLATA